A section of the bacterium genome encodes:
- a CDS encoding chitosanase, which yields MIKQIHILSILSIFLLMAINISFAQTEFTSDQQRRANQLVSLFEHGTIEIRYDDVDNLDDGRGYTCGRGGFTTATGDVLEVVKRYLKHYPDSPLSVYLPELKRLAKAKSDAVEGLPGFPEAWKAESEKPQFCDAQDAVIDEWYWKPAQTVAEKNGIVSPLGIAILFDTIIQHGDGSDADGLGSLLRRTRSHCDGSPKGGKVTEAKFLRVFLATRRATLEHAHDSDTREVWSKSTGRIDVLESLLHAGNFELQGPLKIRTKHHKANIP from the coding sequence ATGATCAAGCAAATTCACATACTGTCAATTCTGAGCATATTCTTGTTGATGGCGATTAACATCTCATTCGCACAAACCGAGTTCACATCCGATCAACAGCGACGGGCAAATCAATTGGTATCGCTATTTGAACACGGCACCATCGAGATTCGATACGACGATGTTGATAACTTAGACGATGGGCGCGGCTACACTTGTGGACGTGGAGGGTTTACCACCGCTACCGGTGATGTTTTGGAAGTTGTGAAACGATATTTAAAGCATTATCCCGATTCGCCGTTGTCTGTGTATCTACCCGAGTTAAAGCGATTAGCGAAGGCTAAGAGTGATGCAGTTGAGGGGTTACCCGGATTTCCCGAAGCGTGGAAAGCAGAATCGGAAAAGCCCCAGTTCTGTGATGCACAGGACGCAGTGATCGATGAGTGGTATTGGAAACCGGCGCAAACGGTAGCGGAAAAGAATGGCATTGTTTCACCGTTAGGAATCGCGATTCTGTTCGATACGATTATCCAACACGGAGACGGTTCTGACGCAGACGGCTTAGGTTCCCTGCTCCGCCGAACCCGCAGCCATTGCGACGGTTCGCCCAAAGGGGGTAAAGTTACCGAAGCGAAATTCCTGCGGGTATTTTTGGCAACCCGTCGGGCGACCCTGGAGCATGCCCACGATTCCGATACCCGAGAAGTATGGTCAAAATCGACCGGACGGATCGATGTGTTGGAATCGCTCTTGCATGCAGGTAACTTCGAGTTGCAGGGACCACTCAAGATTCGTACGAAGCACCACAAGGCAAATATTCCTTAA
- a CDS encoding site-2 protease family protein, translating into MSQLFIWLLLLPPLVLSLTMHEYAHARIAYLLGDPTAAQRGRLTMNPLKHIDWLGLFLLFVIKFGWAKPVPVNPNYFNNPRRDMLWVALAGPATNLTISLVCAVWLRLVGFDGGANDLIQAVVEYTMVVNVYLAIFNLLPIPPLDGSRILTGLLPERLAVAYASLERYALFLIAGLFLYIQFVDQKIVHQLVGPFTNLIYSVAGG; encoded by the coding sequence ATGTCACAACTCTTCATCTGGCTCTTGTTGCTGCCGCCGCTTGTATTGTCGTTGACAATGCACGAGTATGCGCACGCCCGGATCGCGTATTTGTTGGGCGATCCTACTGCCGCGCAACGGGGACGCCTGACGATGAATCCGTTGAAGCACATCGATTGGCTCGGTTTGTTTTTGCTGTTTGTGATCAAGTTCGGTTGGGCGAAACCGGTGCCGGTGAATCCCAATTACTTCAACAACCCCCGCCGCGATATGCTCTGGGTTGCACTTGCCGGGCCAGCCACCAACTTGACGATCTCTTTGGTGTGTGCTGTATGGCTTCGATTAGTTGGATTTGATGGTGGTGCGAATGACTTAATCCAAGCAGTCGTCGAGTACACGATGGTAGTAAACGTTTATCTCGCCATCTTCAATTTGTTGCCAATACCACCGCTTGACGGTTCCAGAATTTTAACTGGTTTGCTACCCGAAAGACTTGCTGTTGCGTATGCTTCACTGGAGCGGTATGCACTATTTCTTATTGCCGGACTATTTTTATACATTCAGTTTGTCGACCAGAAGATTGTCCATCAGTTAGTGGGTCCCTTTACCAATCTCATTTACTCTGTTGCAGGAGGCTAA